The following proteins come from a genomic window of Flavobacteriaceae bacterium MAR_2010_188:
- a CDS encoding cation/acetate symporter, with translation MMNSLVLIQELDVQTWTYILVGITFSIYIGIAIWSRASSTKDFYVAGGGVSPLANGMATAADWMSAASFISMAGIISFAGYDGAVYLMGWTGGYVLLALLLAPYLRKFGKFTVPDFIGDRYYSDTARIVAVLCALLVSFTYVAGQMRGVGIVFSRFLEVDINTGVIIGMLIVLFYAVLGGMKGITYTQVAQYCVLIFAFMVPAIFISIQMTGNPIPQLGFGSQLADGSGTYLLDKLDGLSTELGFAEYTDGTKSVLDVFAITLALMVGTAGLPHVIVRFFTVKRVKDARKSAGLALLLIAILYTTAPAVAVFARTNLIETVSNSSYSGVPAWFKKWETTGLISFTDKNGDGIIQYVADKERNELVVDNDIMVLANPEIADLPNWVIALVAAGGLAAALSTAAGLLLVISSSVSHDLVKKIIKPDITDKGELIVARLAAVVAVCIAGYFGIHPPGFVAAVVALAFGLAAASFFPAIILGIFYKKMNKEGAISGMIVGISIMLFYMMKYKLGWLDETVPDKSEWWFGISPEGFGSVAMVLNFVVSIVVMKFTKEPPEEVQEIVENIRIPSGAGEAGSH, from the coding sequence ATGATGAATAGCCTTGTACTAATTCAAGAATTAGACGTACAGACTTGGACCTATATTTTAGTGGGTATCACCTTCTCAATTTATATCGGTATTGCCATTTGGTCTAGGGCTAGCTCAACCAAGGATTTTTATGTGGCTGGTGGTGGTGTTTCGCCTTTAGCCAATGGAATGGCAACCGCGGCTGATTGGATGAGTGCAGCTTCCTTTATCTCCATGGCGGGTATCATATCTTTTGCGGGATACGATGGGGCGGTTTATCTTATGGGCTGGACCGGCGGTTACGTGCTTTTGGCTCTATTGTTAGCGCCTTATCTCCGTAAGTTCGGAAAATTTACGGTCCCAGATTTTATTGGCGATAGATACTATTCTGATACCGCTAGGATTGTTGCGGTGCTTTGTGCATTGTTGGTTTCGTTTACCTATGTGGCCGGTCAGATGCGTGGGGTTGGAATCGTTTTTTCAAGATTTTTGGAGGTAGATATTAATACCGGAGTAATTATAGGAATGCTTATCGTTCTTTTTTACGCCGTGCTTGGTGGTATGAAGGGTATCACCTATACCCAAGTTGCGCAATACTGCGTCTTGATTTTCGCATTTATGGTACCTGCGATTTTTATCTCAATACAGATGACGGGTAATCCTATTCCTCAGTTGGGATTTGGAAGTCAACTTGCTGATGGTTCTGGCACCTATCTTTTAGATAAACTCGATGGATTGAGTACAGAACTTGGTTTTGCCGAGTATACGGATGGAACTAAATCGGTGCTCGATGTCTTTGCAATCACTTTAGCACTTATGGTCGGTACCGCTGGTCTTCCGCATGTAATCGTAAGATTCTTTACGGTGAAACGGGTAAAGGATGCAAGGAAATCGGCAGGTCTAGCTCTTCTCTTGATTGCCATTCTATACACAACCGCTCCGGCGGTCGCTGTTTTCGCAAGAACCAATTTAATCGAAACTGTATCAAATTCATCTTATTCTGGCGTTCCTGCTTGGTTTAAAAAATGGGAAACGACAGGATTGATAAGCTTTACCGATAAAAATGGGGATGGAATCATTCAATATGTAGCGGATAAAGAAAGAAACGAACTTGTAGTCGATAATGATATTATGGTTCTGGCAAACCCAGAAATTGCTGACTTACCCAATTGGGTGATTGCATTGGTTGCTGCTGGTGGTTTAGCTGCTGCACTTTCTACCGCTGCTGGATTGTTGTTGGTAATTTCATCATCAGTGTCTCATGATTTGGTGAAGAAAATAATTAAACCAGACATCACGGACAAAGGTGAATTAATCGTAGCCAGATTAGCGGCAGTTGTTGCGGTTTGTATTGCTGGTTACTTTGGAATCCATCCGCCGGGATTTGTGGCTGCAGTGGTCGCGCTAGCCTTTGGTCTCGCCGCCGCCTCATTTTTCCCTGCCATTATTTTAGGGATTTTTTACAAGAAAATGAATAAGGAAGGCGCCATCTCCGGTATGATTGTCGGTATTTCAATAATGCTCTTTTATATGATGAAGTATAAACTGGGTTGGTTAGATGAAACGGTTCCAGATAAATCCGAATGGTGGTTTGGTATTTCGCCGGAAGGTTTTGGATCTGTTGCGATGGTTCTAAACTTTGTAGTTTCTATCGTGGTTATGAAATTCACCAAAGAACCGCCAGAAGAAGTTCAGGAAATTGTGGAAAACATAAGAATCCCGAGCGGAGCAGGAGAAGCAGGTTCACATTAG
- a CDS encoding acetyl-coenzyme A synthetase: MSNYHIKHLEEYFQVYRKSVRNPDIFWEEIAEEHFLWRKKWDKVLEWDFTKPEIKWFQGAKLNITENCIDRHLATRKDKTALLFEPNDPNEEAQHITYQQLYERVNQFANVLKDKGIKKGDRVCIYLPMIPELAISVLACARIGAIHSVVFAGFSSNALATRINDSECKMVITSDGSYRGNKTIDLKGIVDEGVSQCDCVESVLVVKRTGSEINMKDNRDYWLQPLLDQASNQCDAELMDAEDPLFILYTSGSTGKPKGMVHTTAGYMVYTAYTFKNVFQYKDNDVYWCTADIGWITGHSYIVYGPLANGATTVMFEGVPSYPNFGRFWEIIAKHKVNQFYTAPTAIRALAKEGIQHIENHDLSSLKVLGTVGEPINEEAWHWYDDNIGNRKSPIVDTWWQTETGGIMITPIPFATPTKPTYATLPFPGIQPALMDENGKEVDGNQVDGRLCIKFPWPSIARTIWGNHQRYKDTYFSAFENMYFTGDGALRDEVGYYRITGRVDDVIIVSGHNLGTAPIEDAINEHQAVAESAIVGFPHDVKGNALYGFVILKDFGETRDHNNLRNEINQLITEQIGPIAKLDKIQFTHGLPKTRSGKIMRRILRKIASNDIDNLGDTSTLLNPEVVDEIIKNAL, from the coding sequence ATGAGCAATTACCACATTAAGCACTTAGAAGAATATTTTCAGGTTTATAGAAAATCGGTTAGAAACCCCGATATTTTTTGGGAAGAAATAGCCGAAGAACATTTTTTATGGCGCAAGAAATGGGATAAGGTGCTCGAGTGGGATTTTACAAAACCAGAAATCAAGTGGTTTCAAGGAGCCAAACTTAATATCACTGAAAACTGTATCGACCGACATCTTGCCACCCGCAAGGACAAGACGGCCCTCCTTTTTGAACCTAACGACCCAAATGAAGAGGCGCAACATATTACCTATCAACAATTATACGAAAGGGTTAATCAGTTCGCCAACGTCCTAAAGGATAAAGGGATAAAAAAAGGGGATAGAGTATGCATTTACTTACCGATGATTCCGGAGCTCGCCATTTCAGTTTTGGCTTGCGCTCGGATTGGGGCGATACATTCCGTTGTTTTTGCAGGATTTTCTTCTAATGCCCTTGCAACCCGAATCAACGACAGTGAATGTAAAATGGTCATTACCAGTGATGGTTCTTACCGTGGGAATAAAACAATTGATCTGAAAGGAATTGTCGATGAAGGCGTAAGTCAATGTGATTGTGTTGAAAGTGTTTTGGTGGTAAAAAGAACAGGTTCTGAAATTAACATGAAAGACAATCGTGATTATTGGCTTCAACCTTTATTAGATCAAGCTTCAAACCAATGCGATGCCGAGTTGATGGATGCTGAAGATCCCTTATTTATTTTATATACCTCTGGTTCCACCGGAAAACCAAAAGGAATGGTTCACACCACCGCTGGTTATATGGTGTATACGGCTTATACTTTCAAAAATGTTTTTCAATATAAAGATAATGATGTCTATTGGTGTACTGCCGATATCGGTTGGATTACCGGCCATAGTTATATTGTTTACGGACCGCTTGCCAATGGGGCAACCACGGTTATGTTTGAAGGTGTTCCGAGTTATCCAAATTTTGGAAGGTTTTGGGAAATCATCGCTAAACATAAGGTCAATCAATTTTACACTGCGCCAACCGCGATTAGAGCTTTGGCAAAAGAAGGAATTCAACATATCGAAAATCACGATTTAAGTTCACTTAAAGTTTTAGGAACAGTGGGAGAGCCGATAAATGAAGAAGCATGGCATTGGTATGACGATAATATTGGCAATAGAAAATCGCCAATTGTTGATACTTGGTGGCAGACAGAAACAGGTGGAATTATGATAACCCCAATTCCGTTTGCAACACCAACCAAACCAACCTACGCAACTCTTCCTTTTCCAGGAATACAACCAGCTTTGATGGATGAAAATGGGAAAGAGGTGGATGGGAATCAGGTAGACGGAAGATTATGTATAAAGTTTCCTTGGCCATCCATTGCCAGGACCATTTGGGGAAATCACCAACGATATAAGGATACTTATTTTTCGGCTTTTGAAAACATGTATTTTACAGGAGATGGTGCCCTTCGGGATGAAGTTGGTTACTATAGAATAACGGGAAGGGTAGATGATGTGATTATTGTTTCTGGACATAATCTAGGAACTGCGCCAATTGAAGATGCCATTAATGAACATCAAGCCGTCGCAGAATCGGCTATTGTCGGATTTCCGCATGATGTAAAAGGAAACGCCCTTTATGGCTTTGTTATTCTGAAGGATTTTGGTGAAACCAGAGACCATAATAATCTTAGAAATGAGATCAATCAGCTTATTACAGAACAGATAGGACCGATTGCCAAACTTGATAAAATTCAGTTTACGCATGGTTTACCCAAAACAAGGAGCGGTAAAATAATGAGAAGGATTTTGCGTAAAATCGCAAGCAACGATATCGATAATCTCGGCGATACGAGTACATTGTTGAATCCAGAAGTGGTGGATGAGATAATTAAAAATGCTTTGTAA
- a CDS encoding N-acetylated-alpha-linked acidic dipeptidase, producing MKKLSLTSLLLIFCFQVTIMAQNKAVMGFSDEAAKKQLQLEADFDKLPKTQNLDDWMKFLSSRPHHVGSEFDKEVVDFVAEKFKSWGYDVKVEKFNVLFPTPKLRLLEMTSPEKYTAELTEPPVEGDESSTQLEEALPGYNAFSVDGDVTAELVFVNYGIPADYEELERRGIDVKGKIVIAKYQGSWRGIKPKVAAEKGAIGCIMYSDPGDDGYGGGDVYPTGPYKNEYGVQRGAVMDLPYQPGDPLTPGYGATDDAKRLKIEDATSLTKIPVLPISYHDALPLLKAIGGPVAPGSWRGGMPITYHIGPGPAKVHLKLEFNWDMKPAYDVIATLKGSTYPDEWVLRGNHHDAWVHGANDPISGLVALMEEARVVSELVKKGFKPKRTIKYCAWGAEEPGLIGSTEWVETNEKELKEKAVAYINTDGTGAGFLGVGGSHTLEEFFDQITREVKDPVNDVSVFERRNAVEKFQGKPAWNYYNLSALGSGSDYSPFFQHLGISSFNMGFGGESSGGEYHTMYDSYKLYTRFKDPGFVYGATLVKVAGRTTLRLANAEVLPFEFEHFANTVSEYVEELKKMADKMRKDTELANKLVSENLYALVDDPSENLIAPKQKKIVPYFNFAPIENSLADLKRAADAFDKASKNVKPNEVKDVKKLNSVLKDMEKSLLREKGLPKRPWYKHHIYAPGFYTGYGVKTLPGVREAIEQREFENVDEQVNILATVLKDFTAKIKEATALLK from the coding sequence ATGAAAAAACTTTCATTGACCTCTCTATTATTAATTTTTTGCTTTCAAGTCACTATTATGGCGCAAAATAAAGCAGTGATGGGATTCTCCGATGAGGCCGCAAAAAAACAACTTCAACTTGAAGCAGATTTTGATAAGCTTCCAAAAACCCAGAATCTCGATGACTGGATGAAATTTTTGTCCTCGCGTCCCCATCACGTGGGTTCAGAATTCGACAAAGAAGTGGTTGATTTCGTGGCAGAGAAATTCAAGAGTTGGGGTTATGATGTAAAGGTCGAAAAATTCAACGTGCTCTTTCCAACTCCAAAATTAAGACTGCTGGAAATGACGTCTCCAGAAAAATATACGGCAGAACTTACCGAACCACCGGTAGAAGGCGATGAGTCTTCCACCCAATTAGAAGAAGCTCTACCTGGTTACAATGCTTTTTCGGTTGACGGCGACGTTACCGCAGAACTTGTTTTCGTAAACTACGGTATTCCTGCCGATTACGAAGAATTAGAAAGACGTGGGATTGATGTAAAAGGTAAAATAGTAATCGCAAAATATCAAGGTTCTTGGAGAGGCATTAAACCAAAAGTTGCGGCCGAAAAAGGCGCGATTGGTTGTATCATGTATTCTGACCCAGGTGATGATGGTTACGGTGGAGGCGATGTTTACCCAACCGGGCCCTATAAAAATGAATATGGCGTTCAGCGTGGGGCAGTAATGGATTTACCTTATCAGCCCGGCGATCCTTTAACTCCGGGTTATGGAGCTACCGATGATGCCAAACGTTTAAAGATTGAAGATGCAACATCGTTGACTAAAATTCCGGTCTTGCCAATTTCTTATCATGATGCATTGCCCTTGCTGAAAGCTATTGGAGGGCCAGTTGCTCCTGGAAGTTGGAGAGGTGGTATGCCGATTACATACCATATTGGACCTGGACCAGCAAAAGTTCATCTTAAATTAGAATTTAATTGGGATATGAAACCAGCTTACGATGTTATCGCTACTTTAAAAGGTAGTACCTACCCAGACGAATGGGTGTTAAGAGGAAATCACCACGATGCTTGGGTACACGGTGCCAATGACCCAATCAGCGGGTTGGTGGCTCTAATGGAAGAAGCGCGAGTGGTGAGCGAATTGGTAAAAAAAGGTTTTAAACCAAAACGTACCATTAAATATTGTGCTTGGGGCGCTGAAGAGCCAGGACTTATAGGTTCTACGGAGTGGGTAGAAACAAATGAGAAAGAATTGAAAGAAAAAGCGGTTGCTTACATAAATACCGATGGTACCGGAGCCGGATTTTTAGGTGTGGGCGGTTCTCATACGTTGGAAGAATTTTTTGACCAAATCACTAGGGAAGTTAAAGACCCTGTAAACGATGTTAGTGTTTTTGAAAGACGCAATGCAGTTGAAAAATTTCAAGGGAAACCTGCTTGGAACTACTATAATCTTTCTGCTCTTGGTTCTGGATCTGATTATTCTCCGTTCTTTCAGCATTTAGGAATTTCATCATTTAATATGGGATTTGGCGGTGAAAGTTCAGGTGGTGAATATCACACTATGTACGATTCATATAAGCTTTACACTAGATTTAAAGATCCTGGGTTTGTCTATGGAGCCACTTTGGTAAAAGTTGCGGGTAGAACCACGTTACGTTTAGCGAATGCCGAAGTACTTCCGTTTGAGTTTGAACATTTTGCAAACACCGTTTCAGAGTATGTGGAAGAGCTTAAAAAGATGGCAGATAAAATGAGGAAAGATACGGAGTTGGCAAACAAGCTGGTGTCCGAAAATCTTTATGCTTTAGTAGATGACCCCAGCGAAAATCTTATTGCGCCGAAGCAAAAGAAAATCGTTCCTTATTTCAATTTTGCGCCGATAGAGAATTCCTTGGCAGATTTAAAAAGAGCGGCAGACGCTTTTGATAAAGCATCTAAGAATGTTAAACCTAATGAAGTTAAGGATGTAAAAAAATTGAATTCCGTTTTAAAGGATATGGAAAAATCCCTTTTGCGAGAAAAAGGATTACCGAAACGTCCGTGGTATAAGCATCATATTTATGCACCAGGATTTTATACCGGGTATGGCGTGAAAACCTTACCTGGAGTTCGGGAAGCAATAGAGCAACGAGAATTCGAAAACGTTGACGAGCAAGTTAACATTTTAGCAACGGTGCTAAAAGATTTCACCGCAAAAATAAAAGAGGCAACCGCGCTTCTAAAATAA
- a CDS encoding Methyltransferase domain-containing protein: MSNVESILKEKYGFENPFKTDALAEKALHYLKKETNLLDIGCGEGADTVFFANNGFRVTALDFNETHLDRLQTFLDDNSIKNATIVHTDILDFQYPLNHYEVINCLLVGCCMLRSDFEALNLKLRLTLKKGGILIMSLRNYLDPQFVDYVSTEKMIEPNTFTKRDDCCEIRYYIEKNRLLESFHDFEILYYFEGFAKDKYEEIEQHGDSYIICRKLE; the protein is encoded by the coding sequence ATGAGCAACGTAGAGAGCATCCTTAAAGAAAAGTATGGTTTCGAGAATCCTTTTAAAACCGACGCGCTGGCAGAGAAGGCATTGCATTATTTAAAGAAAGAGACCAACTTACTTGACATTGGTTGTGGAGAAGGAGCAGATACAGTATTCTTTGCGAATAATGGATTCCGAGTTACGGCTTTGGATTTCAACGAAACCCATTTAGACCGTTTGCAGACATTTCTTGACGATAACTCAATTAAAAATGCCACAATCGTACATACTGATATTCTGGATTTTCAATATCCTTTAAATCATTATGAGGTGATTAATTGTCTGCTGGTAGGTTGTTGTATGCTTCGGAGTGATTTTGAGGCGCTAAATCTAAAACTTAGATTAACCCTCAAAAAAGGGGGTATTCTCATAATGTCATTAAGAAATTATCTAGATCCTCAGTTTGTAGATTATGTTTCGACTGAAAAAATGATTGAACCCAATACGTTTACGAAAAGAGACGACTGTTGTGAAATTAGATACTATATCGAAAAAAACCGACTTCTTGAATCTTTCCATGACTTTGAAATTCTCTATTATTTTGAAGGTTTTGCCAAGGATAAGTACGAAGAAATAGAACAGCATGGGGATTCTTATATCATCTGTAGAAAGTTGGAATAA
- a CDS encoding putative transcriptional regulator, with translation MKNKLKVLRAELDMTQADLADALEVSRQTINAIEKGKFDPSLPLAFKMAKLFDLAIEEIFDNSEKV, from the coding sequence ATGAAAAATAAATTAAAAGTTCTTCGTGCAGAATTAGATATGACCCAAGCAGATCTTGCCGACGCATTGGAGGTTTCCCGCCAAACGATTAATGCCATCGAAAAAGGCAAGTTTGATCCCAGCTTACCATTGGCATTTAAAATGGCGAAATTATTTGACTTGGCCATTGAAGAAATTTTCGATAATTCTGAAAAAGTGTGA
- a CDS encoding Uncharacterized conserved protein YodC, DUF2158 family, with the protein MPRKFKSGDWVKVRGKLTAPKMQVLKYVPKKDSVLGLVDYDTYLECLWYKNDERHTNVFHQDKLIKTIETGGLFKTFLINPKLSLT; encoded by the coding sequence ATGCCAAGAAAGTTTAAATCTGGGGACTGGGTGAAAGTTAGAGGAAAACTTACCGCTCCAAAAATGCAAGTTCTCAAATATGTTCCAAAAAAAGATTCAGTACTTGGTTTGGTTGATTATGATACTTATTTGGAATGTCTTTGGTATAAAAATGATGAACGACATACAAATGTGTTCCACCAAGATAAATTGATTAAAACGATAGAGACTGGTGGTTTGTTCAAAACATTTTTAATAAACCCAAAATTAAGTTTAACCTAA
- a CDS encoding HSP20 family protein, which produces MSNLVSVPKSGSLANSNSNQNFPTLSNWLDDIFNRDLPSVFTSNFNTGITLPKVNIKETADAFMVEMAVPGLKKSDFQIDIDNQLLSISTETKEENEHKEENYTRREFGYSSFKRTFTLPESVNDEKINARYNEGILSILLPKKEEAKQKPSRSIKIS; this is translated from the coding sequence ATGAGCAATTTAGTTAGTGTTCCTAAAAGCGGAAGTTTAGCGAACAGTAATTCAAATCAAAACTTCCCAACTTTGTCAAATTGGTTAGATGATATATTTAATCGAGACCTACCATCCGTATTTACCTCAAACTTCAATACTGGAATTACTTTGCCAAAAGTAAACATCAAAGAAACCGCCGATGCATTTATGGTAGAAATGGCAGTTCCGGGTCTTAAAAAATCAGATTTCCAAATTGACATTGATAATCAACTATTATCAATCTCAACAGAGACAAAGGAAGAAAATGAACACAAAGAAGAAAACTATACTCGTAGGGAGTTTGGTTACTCTTCGTTCAAAAGAACCTTTACTCTGCCTGAAAGTGTAAATGATGAAAAAATTAATGCGCGTTATAACGAAGGTATTTTGAGTATTCTCTTACCGAAAAAGGAAGAGGCTAAACAAAAGCCATCCAGAAGCATTAAGATTTCATAA
- a CDS encoding membrane-associated protein, with product MEIINILLDFVFNLDQHLLELVLDYGVWIYAILFLIVFMETGLVIMAFLPGDILLFTAGTFCAGVQNDMGQTAELNLFFTLLILVIAAILGDGVNYYLGKTIGLKILNWEIRGKKIVNPKYILKTNQFYDNYGSKTIIIARFLPLIRTFAPFVAGIAEMRYAKFIRYNVSGAIIWVFSLVFIGYFFGNLNIVKNNFEIVIFGIIILSLAPMFIEIIRNNIKKEQRLTN from the coding sequence TTGGAAATCATTAATATCCTTTTGGATTTTGTATTTAATCTCGACCAACATCTTTTGGAACTGGTTTTGGATTATGGAGTTTGGATTTATGCTATTCTATTTTTGATAGTATTTATGGAAACAGGGCTGGTGATTATGGCTTTTTTGCCCGGAGATATACTATTATTCACTGCAGGCACTTTTTGCGCAGGCGTACAAAATGATATGGGACAGACAGCTGAATTAAATCTTTTTTTCACCTTGCTAATTTTGGTTATAGCCGCAATTCTCGGAGATGGTGTCAATTATTATCTTGGTAAGACTATAGGTCTTAAAATACTCAACTGGGAAATACGCGGTAAGAAAATCGTAAATCCTAAATACATCTTGAAGACAAACCAGTTCTATGACAATTATGGTTCAAAAACTATCATTATTGCTCGTTTCTTGCCTTTGATCAGAACGTTTGCGCCTTTTGTGGCAGGAATTGCAGAAATGCGATATGCTAAATTTATACGCTATAATGTGTCTGGAGCAATTATATGGGTTTTTAGCTTGGTTTTTATAGGCTACTTTTTCGGAAATCTAAACATCGTTAAGAATAATTTTGAAATTGTAATCTTCGGAATCATTATTTTGTCATTAGCACCAATGTTCATTGAAATCATTAGGAACAACATAAAGAAAGAACAGCGCCTAACTAACTAA
- a CDS encoding tellurite resistance protein TerC produces the protein MQHLTPWVVLISYLLALLLIDFFILHKKNRETSAKRAIFETIFFVSNALLFSGLIYWFYDTSLVANANNLEPSQAVVKYLTGYLIELSLSVDNLFVIAIIFTSFKIPKEYQHQLLFLGILGAIVFRALLISVGLLLLEKIHGMSIIFGLFLLFTAFKMLKKESEHKEIEEPKGIMKLFHFSKELHGGKYITKVNGKRVFTALFGALITIEFTDLLFALDSIPAIFAVTTDPFIVYSSNIFAIMGLRSLYFFLSNMLDKFVYLKYSVFAILIFVSLELMTASLIEIPEWFSLLFIGVSLSVGIYVSTLKKKPHGH, from the coding sequence ATGCAACATCTAACACCTTGGGTTGTACTAATATCCTATTTGCTTGCACTGCTGTTGATTGACTTTTTTATATTACACAAAAAGAACAGAGAAACTTCAGCAAAGAGAGCCATTTTTGAAACTATTTTCTTTGTCTCCAATGCCTTATTGTTTTCGGGGTTGATTTATTGGTTTTATGACACCTCTCTTGTAGCAAATGCAAATAACCTCGAACCCTCACAAGCAGTCGTCAAATACTTAACAGGTTATCTTATTGAGCTCTCTTTAAGTGTTGACAATCTTTTCGTAATCGCCATCATCTTTACATCATTTAAAATCCCAAAAGAATATCAACATCAATTGCTATTTCTCGGCATTCTTGGAGCTATTGTATTTCGTGCACTATTAATTAGTGTTGGATTACTATTATTGGAGAAAATTCATGGTATGAGTATCATTTTTGGTTTGTTTTTATTGTTTACAGCATTCAAAATGTTGAAAAAAGAAAGTGAACACAAAGAAATTGAAGAACCAAAAGGGATTATGAAGTTATTCCACTTCAGTAAAGAATTGCATGGCGGAAAATACATTACCAAGGTCAATGGAAAACGAGTTTTTACTGCACTTTTCGGAGCATTGATAACAATAGAATTCACCGATTTACTGTTTGCATTAGATAGTATTCCCGCAATTTTTGCAGTAACAACCGACCCGTTTATTGTTTACAGTTCAAATATATTTGCCATTATGGGCTTAAGGTCACTTTACTTTTTCCTTTCAAATATGTTAGATAAATTCGTTTATTTGAAGTACAGTGTTTTTGCCATACTTATATTTGTTTCGCTAGAATTGATGACAGCCAGCTTGATTGAAATTCCTGAATGGTTTTCGCTTTTGTTTATCGGAGTGTCCCTTTCTGTAGGGATTTATGTATCAACACTTAAAAAAAAACCTCATGGACATTAG
- a CDS encoding Mechanosensitive ion channel, producing the protein MDIRLVETIIAIASFFILRFVSIKLLANIQKKYDYSKYRIRPLLKSINLFIFITLVIVLIAIWGVKQTNILTFITSALTIVGIALVAQWSILSNISSAIVIFISHPVKLGEYITIIEKDFDIKGQVSDIGLFYVILKTENNEKIAIPNNIFLQKATKVNF; encoded by the coding sequence ATGGACATTAGACTTGTAGAAACAATAATTGCAATAGCTTCATTCTTTATTTTAAGATTTGTGTCAATCAAATTGTTGGCCAATATTCAGAAAAAATACGATTATTCAAAGTATAGGATTAGACCACTTCTTAAGTCAATAAACTTATTCATTTTTATAACTCTGGTAATTGTATTAATAGCAATTTGGGGTGTTAAACAGACAAATATTTTGACCTTTATTACCTCTGCGCTCACAATTGTAGGAATAGCATTAGTTGCACAATGGTCAATACTTTCAAACATATCATCAGCCATAGTTATTTTTATAAGTCATCCTGTTAAATTGGGAGAATACATTACGATTATAGAAAAAGATTTCGATATTAAAGGACAAGTGTCTGATATTGGCCTGTTTTACGTGATTTTAAAAACAGAAAATAATGAAAAAATAGCGATTCCTAACAACATTTTCTTACAGAAAGCTACCAAAGTGAATTTTTAA